Proteins from one Paenibacillus amylolyticus genomic window:
- a CDS encoding phosphatidate cytidylyltransferase, whose protein sequence is MKQRLTTGIIAGVLFLGFCMLGGPWYHGLVLLMALIGYYEFVKMTGVMPFSGVALIGYAGVFAIVFPWEMVWEARPLSLFQVIWIVMLVLMTASVVTKNKVPVNTVAMLFLGVLYIGIGFYYIAESRHLHHGLFWTFLLLGSIWASDAGAYFVGKLMGRNKLWPSISPNKTVEGALGGIVIAIVTSVIFALVSDGLLSWQRAIGIGIACAVVGQMGDLIQSAYKRVYNIKDSGSLLPGHGGILDRCDSWIVVFPFVHILMLLPY, encoded by the coding sequence TTGAAACAGCGATTAACGACAGGAATCATAGCAGGTGTGTTGTTTTTAGGTTTTTGCATGCTGGGCGGACCCTGGTACCATGGTTTGGTATTGCTTATGGCTCTCATCGGTTATTATGAATTTGTTAAAATGACCGGGGTGATGCCTTTTTCAGGTGTGGCCCTGATTGGATATGCCGGTGTTTTTGCCATTGTGTTCCCTTGGGAAATGGTCTGGGAAGCAAGACCGCTATCCTTATTTCAGGTCATTTGGATCGTAATGCTTGTACTGATGACAGCTTCAGTTGTCACCAAGAATAAGGTCCCGGTGAATACGGTGGCCATGCTTTTCCTCGGCGTATTGTATATAGGGATCGGTTTCTATTACATTGCAGAATCCAGACACCTGCATCACGGGTTGTTTTGGACGTTCCTGTTGCTGGGCTCCATATGGGCCAGTGATGCAGGTGCTTATTTTGTAGGGAAGCTAATGGGTAGAAACAAACTATGGCCTTCGATCAGTCCAAACAAAACGGTGGAGGGTGCACTAGGTGGCATCGTAATTGCCATTGTTACTTCTGTTATTTTTGCATTGGTATCAGATGGTTTGCTTTCCTGGCAGAGAGCAATTGGTATTGGAATTGCGTGTGCAGTCGTAGGTCAGATGGGTGACTTGATCCAGTCTGCATACAAACGTGTATATAATATCAAGGATTCAGGCAGTCTTCTCCCAGGGCATGGAGGCATTCTTGATCGGTGCGACAGTTGGATTGTGGTATTTCCATTCGTACATATACTAATGCTACTGCCCTACTAA
- a CDS encoding 1-deoxy-D-xylulose-5-phosphate reductoisomerase, with protein sequence MKKIAILGSTGSIGTQTLDVVDMHPELFQVEGLAAGGNADLLIEQTKRYRPKKVSVGSKELAEKVAPHLPAGTQLYYGTEGLVEVAAGTDAHTVVTAVVGSVGLESTLAAIDAGKQIGLANKETLVTAGHIVTARAAAKGVSLLPIDSEHSAIFQCLNGENRQRLTGITLTASGGSFRDLTREQLKTVTIEDALKHPNWSMGSKITIDSATMVNKGLEVIEAHWLFGLRYDQINVLLHPESVIHSYVEFDDTSIIAQLGNPDMRVPIQYALTYPDRLPSPAQRLSLAQAGKLHFREMDMERFPCLRMAYDCGKMGGTATTAFNAANEVAVARFLRKEISFLKIEDIIASVLETHHNVDEPDLQEIARCDQESRKLASSL encoded by the coding sequence ATGAAAAAAATTGCGATTCTCGGCTCGACCGGTTCCATTGGAACCCAGACGCTGGATGTAGTTGACATGCATCCAGAACTCTTTCAAGTGGAAGGACTGGCTGCCGGAGGCAATGCAGATCTGCTGATTGAACAAACCAAACGTTACCGACCAAAGAAGGTATCGGTGGGGTCCAAAGAATTGGCAGAGAAGGTAGCTCCACATTTGCCTGCAGGAACGCAACTGTATTATGGCACAGAAGGACTTGTCGAAGTTGCGGCAGGAACGGATGCGCATACGGTTGTTACAGCGGTGGTGGGAAGTGTTGGATTGGAATCAACGCTTGCTGCCATAGACGCAGGCAAACAGATCGGATTGGCGAACAAGGAGACATTGGTTACGGCGGGACATATTGTAACTGCTAGAGCTGCTGCCAAAGGAGTCTCTTTACTGCCCATTGACAGTGAGCACTCGGCGATATTCCAGTGTTTGAACGGTGAAAACAGACAGCGTCTGACTGGCATCACACTTACCGCTTCAGGCGGATCATTCCGTGATCTTACCCGTGAACAGTTGAAGACCGTGACGATAGAGGATGCGCTTAAGCATCCGAATTGGTCAATGGGGTCCAAAATTACGATAGACTCGGCAACGATGGTAAACAAGGGACTTGAGGTCATTGAAGCACATTGGTTATTTGGTCTTCGATATGATCAGATTAATGTATTGCTTCACCCGGAGAGTGTTATTCATTCCTATGTGGAATTCGATGATACCAGCATCATCGCTCAATTGGGGAATCCGGATATGCGAGTTCCCATTCAATACGCACTGACTTACCCTGACCGCTTGCCGTCCCCAGCACAGCGTCTGTCTCTTGCTCAAGCCGGGAAATTACATTTCCGTGAGATGGATATGGAACGGTTCCCATGTTTAAGAATGGCATATGACTGTGGTAAAATGGGAGGAACCGCAACAACGGCGTTCAACGCAGCCAACGAGGTTGCTGTAGCCCGTTTCTTGCGTAAAGAGATTTCATTCCTTAAAATAGAAGATATTATTGCTTCTGTGCTGGAAACACACCACAATGTGGACGAGCCTGATCTGCAGGAGATCGCCCGTTGTGATCAGGAGAGCCGTAAGCTTGCATCCAGTCTGTAA
- a CDS encoding MinD/ParA family protein, with the protein MKDQAAALRSMISTRLELEGIQRDIRSSKIITVASGKGGVGKSNFTLNFALALQALGQKVLVFDADIGMANIDVLMGTSSSYNLYHLLYRQKSIREIIQLGASGLPYIAGGSGMKELFSLSDRDLEFFASQVEDIAQEMDYVIFDTGAGLSRENMKFIGAADECLIITTPEPTSITDAYALVKVMHGQENATPFRMIVNRVEDEREAERVADKIAGVARRFLQTDIPLLGYISEDAQVVKAVKRQMPYSLAYPNAKASKDIEKLALRYLAVPAAPGSGTLTGIRGFMNKWLKRTT; encoded by the coding sequence ATGAAGGATCAGGCAGCAGCACTTCGAAGTATGATCTCCACGCGATTGGAATTGGAAGGCATTCAGCGAGATATTCGATCCTCGAAAATCATTACTGTGGCGAGTGGTAAGGGAGGTGTTGGGAAATCCAATTTTACACTGAACTTTGCGTTGGCATTGCAGGCTTTGGGGCAAAAGGTACTTGTATTTGATGCCGATATTGGAATGGCTAATATCGATGTTCTGATGGGGACTTCATCTTCCTATAATCTTTACCACCTGTTGTACCGACAAAAATCTATAAGGGAAATCATACAACTGGGTGCAAGTGGTTTGCCTTACATTGCTGGAGGATCAGGCATGAAAGAGCTGTTCTCATTGTCTGATCGTGATCTGGAATTCTTCGCCAGTCAAGTGGAGGATATTGCCCAGGAAATGGATTATGTCATCTTCGATACTGGAGCAGGACTCTCCAGAGAGAATATGAAGTTCATTGGTGCTGCTGATGAATGCCTGATTATAACCACACCTGAACCGACTTCGATAACCGATGCTTATGCTTTAGTCAAAGTGATGCACGGCCAGGAAAATGCTACGCCCTTTCGGATGATCGTTAACCGGGTGGAGGACGAACGAGAAGCGGAACGTGTGGCAGACAAAATAGCTGGAGTAGCAAGGCGGTTTTTACAGACGGATATTCCGCTGCTTGGGTATATCTCAGAAGACGCCCAGGTAGTCAAAGCGGTTAAAAGGCAAATGCCTTATAGTCTGGCTTATCCCAATGCCAAAGCCTCCAAAGATATAGAGAAACTTGCTCTTCGTTATCTGGCTGTACCTGCAGCTCCGGGATCCGGAACCTTGACAGGAATCAGGGGATTTATGAATAAGTGGCTTAAACGGACAACATGA
- the tsf gene encoding translation elongation factor Ts, giving the protein MAVNASAVKELRERTGAGMLDCKKALEEANGDVTKAAELLREKGLSAAASKAGRAATEGVVESYIHAGGRIGVLVEVNCETDFVGKTDQFKDFVKDVAMQIAAANPKFITREEVPTDELEKEKEILKAQALNEGKPEKIIEKMVEGRIGKYYEEYCLMEQTFVKDPDKTISQLLNEKISQIGENISIRRFARYELGEGLEKKVDNFVEEVMSQVNK; this is encoded by the coding sequence ATGGCAGTTAATGCGAGTGCAGTAAAAGAACTTCGCGAAAGAACGGGCGCTGGTATGCTCGATTGCAAAAAAGCATTGGAAGAAGCAAACGGTGATGTGACGAAAGCAGCTGAATTGTTGCGTGAGAAAGGTCTTTCTGCAGCAGCAAGCAAAGCAGGCCGTGCAGCAACTGAAGGTGTTGTTGAATCTTACATCCACGCTGGTGGACGTATCGGTGTTCTGGTTGAAGTTAACTGTGAAACAGACTTCGTTGGTAAAACGGATCAATTTAAGGATTTCGTTAAAGATGTAGCTATGCAAATCGCTGCAGCTAATCCTAAATTCATTACACGTGAAGAAGTTCCTACAGATGAGTTGGAAAAAGAAAAAGAAATCTTGAAAGCTCAAGCTCTTAACGAAGGCAAACCAGAGAAAATCATTGAAAAAATGGTTGAAGGCCGCATTGGTAAATACTACGAAGAGTATTGCCTGATGGAACAAACTTTTGTTAAAGATCCAGACAAAACGATTTCCCAATTGCTGAACGAAAAAATCAGCCAAATTGGTGAAAATATCTCCATCCGTCGTTTCGCTCGTTACGAACTGGGTGAAGGTCTTGAGAAAAAAGTAGACAACTTCGTAGAAGAAGTAATGTCCCAAGTAAACAAATAA
- a CDS encoding chemotaxis protein CheD has protein sequence MIEDKSVVKVGMADLNIAHLPGVIRTTGLGSCVGLTMYDPHLKLAGMAHVMLPTSEIAREGKLNTAKYADTALPELLEKMIKLGASHSRIVSKMAGGSQMFAFAGAGDTMRIGPRNADSCREWLQKLNIPLLAEDTGGNYGRTIEMDCETGLLTIRSVQMGVKEL, from the coding sequence ATGATTGAGGACAAAAGCGTCGTTAAAGTCGGTATGGCGGATTTGAACATCGCTCATCTTCCTGGTGTAATCCGTACGACTGGCTTGGGTTCGTGTGTGGGATTAACAATGTATGACCCACATTTGAAGCTGGCTGGAATGGCGCATGTCATGCTTCCTACTTCAGAGATCGCACGCGAAGGGAAACTGAACACGGCGAAATATGCGGATACGGCGTTGCCTGAGCTTTTAGAAAAGATGATCAAACTAGGCGCTTCTCACTCACGTATTGTGTCCAAAATGGCCGGAGGCTCTCAGATGTTTGCCTTTGCTGGGGCTGGTGATACAATGCGGATTGGACCACGGAATGCAGACTCTTGTCGAGAGTGGCTTCAAAAACTCAATATCCCTCTTCTTGCAGAAGATACGGGTGGGAATTATGGACGAACGATTGAGATGGATTGCGAAACTGGACTTTTGACTATTCGAAGTGTACAAATGGGTGTAAAGGAACTATAA
- the pyrH gene encoding UMP kinase: MEQPVFKRVVLKVSGESLSGQNGYGIDADTISSIAQQVKEVVALGVQVAIVCGGGNIWRGIAGSENGIDRATADYMGMLATVMNSLALQDALEQIEVPTRVQTSIAMQQIAEPYIRRRAIRHLEKGRVVIFAAGTGNPFFSTDTTAALRAAEIEAEVILMAKNKVDGVYSADPFKDSTAVKFDQLTYMDILNKDLGVMDSTASSLCKDNNIPLIVFAITEQGNIKRVVLGERIGTIVKGSVD; this comes from the coding sequence TTGGAACAGCCAGTATTTAAACGTGTTGTCTTAAAGGTCAGCGGAGAGTCTCTTTCCGGTCAAAACGGCTACGGTATTGATGCAGATACGATCTCGTCAATTGCCCAACAGGTAAAAGAGGTTGTTGCACTTGGTGTACAGGTTGCTATTGTATGTGGCGGCGGAAACATCTGGCGTGGAATTGCCGGTAGCGAAAATGGCATCGATCGTGCAACTGCCGATTATATGGGTATGCTTGCGACAGTAATGAACTCGCTGGCACTGCAGGATGCTTTGGAACAGATTGAAGTACCTACGCGTGTACAGACATCGATTGCAATGCAACAAATTGCAGAACCCTATATTCGTCGTAGAGCTATTCGCCACTTGGAGAAAGGCCGGGTCGTTATTTTTGCAGCAGGTACAGGTAACCCGTTCTTCTCTACGGATACAACAGCAGCACTGCGCGCAGCGGAGATTGAAGCAGAAGTTATCTTGATGGCCAAAAATAAAGTTGATGGTGTATACTCAGCAGATCCGTTTAAGGATAGTACAGCTGTGAAATTTGATCAGTTGACTTACATGGATATTCTTAACAAAGACCTTGGTGTAATGGATTCAACGGCATCCTCGCTTTGTAAGGACAACAACATCCCGTTGATCGTATTTGCCATTACGGAACAAGGTAACATCAAACGTGTTGTTCTGGGCGAACGTATCGGAACAATCGTTAAAGGGAGTGTAGATTAA
- the frr gene encoding ribosome recycling factor → MPQAVKQHAEERMEKAIQALRRDLATLRAGRATPALLDRIQVEYYGAMTPLNQLANISTPDSRTLMIQPWDKSSMGEIERAIMKSDLGLTPANDGNMIRLSIPALTEERRADLVKLTKKFGEEGKVAIRNIRRDANDDIKKMEKSDISEDESRRHQDDIQKSTDKFIAEVDKVLAAKEKEIMEV, encoded by the coding sequence ATGCCACAAGCGGTTAAACAACATGCCGAAGAGCGTATGGAAAAAGCCATTCAAGCATTGCGTCGTGACCTGGCTACTTTGCGTGCAGGCCGCGCAACTCCAGCTCTTCTGGACCGAATTCAGGTAGAGTATTATGGAGCGATGACGCCATTGAATCAACTCGCCAATATCAGTACTCCGGATTCCCGTACACTGATGATTCAACCTTGGGACAAATCTTCCATGGGCGAAATTGAGCGTGCCATTATGAAATCGGATCTGGGTCTTACTCCAGCTAATGATGGCAACATGATCCGTTTGTCTATTCCGGCTTTGACGGAAGAACGCAGAGCGGATCTTGTAAAGCTGACGAAGAAGTTCGGTGAAGAAGGTAAAGTAGCGATTCGTAACATCCGTCGTGATGCGAATGATGATATCAAGAAAATGGAGAAGTCCGATATTTCCGAGGATGAATCCCGTAGACATCAGGACGATATCCAAAAATCGACCGACAAGTTTATTGCTGAAGTCGATAAGGTACTTGCTGCTAAAGAAAAAGAAATCATGGAAGTGTAA
- a CDS encoding chemotaxis protein CheC — protein sequence MFNRFEVFQMDVLKEVGNIGAGNAATALSQLLNRPIDMGVPKVQMLPFEEVAEKVGGDERIVVTVFLRVEGEAPGNLFFMMTPEAAKMLLNRLAGFDLREGLDFTDMEQSALSEIGNILAGSYLSSLADFTKLSMYPTVPGLAIDMAGAILSYGLLQFGEMGDAALLIDTSFFEGQDQVEGQFFLIPDPPSFAKIFESLGVPLSHD from the coding sequence ATGTTCAACCGATTTGAGGTATTCCAGATGGATGTGCTCAAAGAGGTCGGTAACATTGGAGCAGGCAACGCCGCAACGGCGTTGTCTCAACTCCTCAACAGACCGATTGACATGGGTGTACCTAAAGTACAGATGCTCCCTTTCGAAGAAGTTGCCGAAAAAGTGGGCGGTGATGAACGTATCGTTGTTACCGTGTTTCTTCGTGTAGAAGGGGAAGCACCAGGAAATCTTTTCTTCATGATGACACCAGAGGCTGCTAAAATGTTGTTGAATAGACTTGCCGGGTTTGATCTGAGAGAAGGACTCGATTTTACGGATATGGAGCAATCGGCCCTTTCCGAGATTGGAAATATTTTGGCTGGCTCCTACCTTTCTTCTTTGGCAGATTTCACGAAGTTGTCCATGTATCCAACCGTTCCTGGACTTGCCATTGACATGGCAGGTGCCATTCTAAGTTATGGCTTGTTGCAGTTTGGCGAGATGGGTGACGCTGCATTGTTGATTGACACATCTTTCTTTGAAGGTCAAGACCAGGTTGAGGGTCAGTTTTTCCTCATTCCGGACCCGCCATCTTTTGCAAAGATATTTGAATCGCTAGGGGTGCCACTGAGCCATGATTGA
- the rseP gene encoding RIP metalloprotease RseP: METIQVVFLTVLMFFVIVTVHEWGHYYFAKRAGILVREFAIGFGPKLFSYKRNETQFTLRLLPFGGYARMAGEDPELVEIQEGQTIAVRSADDQVKMIYLDQLDNRKNVIRGEVISIDMENALKLRLDVDGEIQEYRIHPQAMLVSRGKQTQIAPKDRQFGSKTVGQRALAIFAGPLMNFILAFVLFAVYAQMAGVPVENPKNLEIGEVLEGGAADQANLQKGDIIETINGTVIGTDSQKMVSMIADSKDKPMEWTLRRGSNTFNITITPRAVEGQEGGKVGIVPTLPTRSVGFAETFKVSGVAMVDTTKVIFEGFKHLINQFNMDDIGGPVRTFEVTGQIAKQGIEQLTRWAAILSLYLGIFNLLPIPALDGSRLVFLGIEALRGRPVDPNREGMVHFIGFAMLFVLMLAVTYNDILRLING, encoded by the coding sequence TTGGAAACCATACAAGTGGTATTTCTAACGGTGCTCATGTTCTTTGTCATCGTGACGGTTCATGAATGGGGGCATTATTATTTTGCCAAACGCGCCGGTATTCTTGTACGGGAATTTGCGATCGGTTTTGGTCCCAAATTGTTCTCATATAAAAGAAACGAGACCCAGTTTACATTGCGTTTGTTGCCTTTTGGCGGATATGCACGGATGGCAGGGGAAGATCCGGAACTGGTAGAGATCCAGGAAGGACAGACCATTGCGGTAAGATCTGCAGATGACCAGGTGAAGATGATCTATCTGGATCAGCTGGATAACCGTAAAAATGTAATACGTGGTGAAGTCATCTCCATTGATATGGAAAATGCCCTGAAACTGCGATTGGACGTAGATGGTGAAATTCAGGAGTACCGAATTCATCCTCAAGCGATGTTGGTAAGTCGGGGTAAACAAACGCAGATTGCACCGAAAGATCGTCAATTCGGCAGCAAAACGGTTGGCCAGCGGGCACTGGCCATTTTTGCGGGACCACTGATGAACTTTATCCTGGCCTTTGTGTTGTTTGCTGTATATGCGCAAATGGCAGGAGTTCCGGTGGAAAATCCCAAAAATCTAGAAATTGGTGAAGTGCTTGAAGGTGGGGCGGCTGATCAGGCCAACCTGCAAAAGGGTGATATTATCGAGACGATCAATGGAACTGTCATTGGTACAGATTCACAAAAAATGGTGTCGATGATTGCCGATTCCAAAGACAAGCCAATGGAATGGACGCTGCGCCGGGGTTCGAATACGTTTAATATTACAATTACTCCACGTGCTGTAGAAGGACAAGAGGGCGGTAAGGTGGGAATCGTACCTACATTGCCAACCCGTTCTGTTGGATTTGCGGAGACATTCAAAGTTTCAGGTGTGGCCATGGTTGATACAACCAAAGTAATATTTGAAGGTTTCAAACATCTCATCAATCAATTCAACATGGATGATATTGGTGGTCCGGTTCGTACGTTTGAAGTAACAGGACAGATTGCTAAACAAGGCATTGAGCAGTTAACAAGATGGGCAGCGATTTTGAGTCTGTATCTTGGGATTTTCAACTTGCTACCAATACCTGCACTGGACGGCAGCCGTCTCGTATTTTTGGGAATTGAAGCGCTGCGCGGCAGACCTGTTGATCCCAATCGCGAAGGCATGGTGCATTTCATCGGATTTGCGATGTTGTTTGTATTGATGCTGGCAGTAACTTACAATGATATATTACGTTTAATTAACGGATAA
- the proS gene encoding proline--tRNA ligase: protein MSKENDKQFVTEITPQGEDFSRWYIDVIKKADLMDYAPVRGCIVFKPDGFEIWEHIKDELDRRFRETGHRNAYFPMFIPESFFQKEKEHVEGFNPELPWVTEAGGEKLEERLAIRPTSETIIGHMYSKWIQSYRDLPVLINQWANVVRWEKRTLPFLRTSEFLWQEGHTAHETEEEAREETMKMLEIYREVVEEYLAIPVIVGQKTKSEKFAGAVDTYSIEAMMKDGRAVQAGTSHYMGTNFAKAFEIQYLSRNNVLELAYTTSWGVSTRLIGALIMVHGDDRGLVLPPKVAPTQVVMIPIGPPKTRDAVVGRADELFTELKKAGVRVKMDDRSDVRPGWKFNEYEMRGVPIRLEIGPRDMENGVCVLVSRITGEKKVVEQANLVEEIQSMLTQIQVDMLERARTFMTDNFYSVDTLDEMKELMENKRGFTLAGWCGSEACEDKVREVTGATSRNIPFQPAEEKHTCLACGEKAEHTVVFARAY from the coding sequence ATGTCAAAGGAAAATGATAAACAGTTCGTGACTGAAATTACACCACAGGGTGAGGATTTCTCACGCTGGTATATTGATGTTATCAAAAAAGCTGATCTTATGGACTATGCACCTGTACGTGGTTGTATTGTGTTCAAGCCAGATGGATTCGAAATCTGGGAACATATCAAGGATGAGTTGGATCGTCGCTTCCGGGAAACAGGGCATCGCAATGCGTATTTCCCGATGTTCATTCCAGAGAGCTTCTTTCAAAAGGAAAAAGAGCACGTGGAAGGTTTCAACCCTGAATTACCATGGGTTACGGAAGCTGGCGGAGAGAAGCTGGAAGAACGTCTGGCAATTCGTCCTACATCCGAAACAATTATTGGTCACATGTATTCCAAGTGGATTCAGTCTTATCGGGATCTTCCGGTATTGATTAACCAGTGGGCTAACGTAGTTCGTTGGGAAAAAAGAACGTTGCCTTTCCTTCGCACAAGTGAGTTCCTGTGGCAGGAAGGTCATACTGCGCATGAGACCGAAGAAGAAGCACGGGAAGAAACGATGAAAATGCTTGAGATTTATCGTGAAGTAGTCGAGGAGTACTTGGCTATTCCTGTGATTGTGGGTCAGAAAACCAAATCCGAGAAGTTTGCGGGTGCGGTGGATACGTACTCGATCGAAGCCATGATGAAGGATGGACGTGCAGTACAAGCAGGTACATCTCACTACATGGGTACAAACTTTGCAAAAGCATTTGAAATCCAGTACCTTAGCCGGAACAATGTGCTGGAGCTGGCTTACACGACTTCATGGGGAGTAAGCACGCGTTTGATCGGTGCGTTAATTATGGTTCATGGAGATGACCGTGGTCTTGTACTTCCTCCTAAAGTCGCACCGACACAAGTGGTCATGATCCCAATCGGACCTCCGAAAACGCGTGATGCGGTGGTTGGCCGTGCAGATGAGCTGTTCACTGAGTTGAAAAAAGCTGGAGTCCGCGTGAAAATGGATGATCGCAGCGATGTTCGCCCAGGCTGGAAGTTCAACGAATACGAGATGCGCGGTGTTCCGATTCGTCTGGAGATTGGTCCACGTGATATGGAAAATGGCGTTTGCGTACTCGTATCACGGATTACAGGTGAGAAAAAAGTTGTAGAACAAGCGAACTTGGTAGAAGAAATCCAGTCTATGCTGACACAGATTCAAGTAGATATGTTAGAGCGTGCTCGCACGTTTATGACGGATAACTTCTATTCCGTGGATACACTCGATGAGATGAAAGAACTAATGGAGAATAAACGCGGGTTTACGCTGGCCGGATGGTGCGGTTCAGAAGCTTGCGAAGATAAAGTAAGAGAAGTTACTGGTGCAACAAGCCGGAACATTCCGTTCCAGCCTGCGGAAGAAAAGCATACGTGCCTGGCTTGTGGTGAAAAGGCAGAACACACGGTTGTGTTTGCGAGAGCGTATTAA
- a CDS encoding chemotaxis protein CheW, which produces MEEELKVIVFKLGTEEYGIEVDKVQTIERMMPITRVPKTLSFVKGVINLRGVVIPVIDLRGRFSLPESEYTDQTRIVIVGVDDMQVGFIVDSANDVIDIKSSAIDSPPEVVGGVKARYLRGVAKLEDSRLLIMLNLNEVLNKSEIVQLESVEG; this is translated from the coding sequence ATGGAAGAAGAGTTGAAAGTCATTGTCTTTAAATTGGGTACCGAGGAGTATGGTATTGAGGTAGACAAGGTTCAGACGATTGAGCGCATGATGCCAATTACCCGTGTTCCCAAGACCCTTTCCTTTGTAAAAGGAGTTATTAATCTACGCGGTGTTGTCATTCCGGTCATTGATCTGCGCGGTCGTTTCTCCCTGCCGGAATCGGAATACACGGATCAGACTCGTATTGTTATCGTAGGTGTGGACGACATGCAAGTTGGCTTTATCGTGGATTCGGCCAATGATGTTATTGACATCAAGAGCAGTGCAATCGATAGCCCACCAGAAGTGGTTGGCGGTGTCAAAGCGAGATACCTGCGAGGTGTTGCTAAATTGGAGGATTCACGCTTGCTGATTATGCTTAACCTGAATGAAGTATTAAATAAAAGCGAGATAGTACAGCTGGAAAGTGTTGAGGGCTAG
- a CDS encoding FliA/WhiG family RNA polymerase sigma factor — translation MNERKASHLNHSDLWEKWKEHGDLEAKKTLIEKYLHIVNYVSGRLAVGLPKNVPKDDLESNGVMGLIDALEKFDYERGLQFETYASWRVRGAILDGLRQGDWVPRSVREKAKRIEDAYQQLEQSYLRSVSDEEMSQYLDVSTKDFQHMLQEVAVMSLCSLEDPIREEESETRLSLMVDEKAKNPDYKVNEFYLKEALVQGLDKLTVKERTVVSLLYYEDLSLSEIAEVMSLSPSRISQLHSKAILRLRGTLDKQKDLLMRKD, via the coding sequence TTGAACGAGCGTAAAGCTTCACATTTGAACCATTCTGATCTGTGGGAAAAGTGGAAAGAACATGGAGATCTTGAAGCCAAGAAAACATTGATTGAAAAGTATCTTCATATTGTTAACTATGTATCCGGCCGACTGGCTGTTGGTTTGCCCAAAAATGTTCCCAAGGATGACTTGGAGAGCAATGGTGTTATGGGCTTAATTGATGCATTGGAGAAATTCGACTATGAGCGTGGTTTGCAATTTGAAACGTATGCATCATGGAGGGTCCGCGGAGCCATTCTTGACGGACTGCGTCAAGGGGATTGGGTTCCGCGTTCTGTTCGGGAGAAGGCCAAGCGAATCGAAGACGCCTACCAACAGTTGGAACAAAGCTATCTTAGGTCTGTTAGTGATGAGGAAATGAGTCAGTATCTGGACGTGTCTACCAAAGATTTTCAACATATGCTTCAGGAAGTGGCAGTCATGTCACTTTGTTCACTGGAAGACCCGATTCGTGAAGAAGAGTCTGAGACTCGTCTGTCGTTGATGGTGGATGAGAAAGCCAAGAATCCGGATTATAAAGTGAATGAGTTTTATTTGAAGGAAGCTTTGGTGCAGGGACTTGACAAGTTGACGGTAAAAGAGAGAACGGTTGTTTCACTCTTGTATTACGAAGATCTTTCTCTTAGTGAAATTGCGGAGGTCATGTCTCTTTCTCCGTCTCGCATATCCCAGTTACATTCCAAGGCAATATTACGACTACGCGGCACGCTGGACAAACAGAAAGATTTGTTGATGCGTAAAGATTAA